DNA sequence from the Thermococcus gammatolerans EJ3 genome:
ATGAAGTGTGGCCTCGGTCTCTCCATCGGGAGTGCCCCAGTGGTTCCCCTGAGGCCCTTTATTTCGTTCATTTTTGCACCACCTTTATGAATGTATGTTCATTATCATGACGCATTTTCTGAAAGATATGACCTATTTAACCTTTTTGAATGAATTTTTGTCAGAACGGCAAAATTCTGGGGCAGGAACAGGTTTTGAGTTAAATTTGTTTATCAATATCATCTTTATGTCAAAAATAGACATTTTTGTGTTTACCAAAGTTTTTCAGTTAAAGGCCCCTCTATATCACCATGCCGACCGCCGAGGAGATACTCCAGAAGGAGATATTCAGGGTTAACCTTCACCTGCCGCGGAGGAGGGTTGCCCTTGGGGAGCTCCTCAATATGAAGGATCCAAGGGTAACCCTGAGGGATGGAAGCGATCATCACTTCAAGAGGGACGAGCTCTTGTACCTTGCCTCCCTCCTGGGAGATGAGTCAAGACTTCTTAAGCTCCCGATAATCCTTGAGATAAGCACCCTTAACCGGGGCTACTTCCGTGTCAGGGGGAGATTGGAGGTCAGGGTAATAGATGAGATCCTTGGTGAGTACGATCCCCTGAACGAGAAGACCGAGGCCCTGTATCCCAGATACCTCCTGCCCCGGAT
Encoded proteins:
- a CDS encoding DUF61 family protein; the encoded protein is MPTAEEILQKEIFRVNLHLPRRRVALGELLNMKDPRVTLRDGSDHHFKRDELLYLASLLGDESRLLKLPIILEISTLNRGYFRVRGRLEVRVIDEILGEYDPLNEKTEALYPRYLLPRIRRRLPTTTTYAFISE